CTCGACAGCCTGATTCAGGCATTCGCGGCCAAGGGGCAAGAATTCAACCACGTCCTGAAGATGGGCCGTACCCAGCTGCAAGACGCCGTGCCGATGACCCTGGGTCAAGAGTTCCGCGCTTTCGCCACCACCATGGGCGAAGACCTGGCCCGTCTGAAGACGCTGGCCCCGGAACTGCTGACTGAAGTGAACCTGGGCGGTACCGCGATCGGTACCGGCATCAACGCCGACCCGCGCTACCAGGCCCTGGCCGTACAGCGTCTGGCGCTGATCAGCGGTCAACCGCTGGTTCCAGCCGCCGACCTGATCGAAGCCACTTCCGACATGGGCGCCTTCGTGCTGTTCTCCGGCATGCTCAAGCGCACCGCGGTCAAGCTGTCGAAGATCTGCAACGACCTGCGCCTGCTGTCCAGCGGCCCACGCACCGGCATCAACGAAATCAACCTGCCGGCGCGCCAGCCAGGCAGCTCGATCATGCCAGGCAAGGTCAACCCGGTGATTCCGGAAGCCGTGAACCAGGTGGCATTCCAGGTCATCGGTAACGACCTGGCGCTGACCATGGCAGCCGAAGGCGGCCAACTGCAACTGAACGTGATGGAGCCGCTGATCGCCTTCAAGATCCTCGACTCGATCCGCCTGCTGCAACGCGCCATGGACATGTTGCGCGAGCACTGCATCGTCGGCATCACCGCCAACGAAGCGCGCTGCCGTGAACTGGTCGAGCACTCGATCGGTCTGGTCACCGCACTGAACCCGTACATCGGCTACAAAAACGCCACCCGCATCGCCCGCATCGCTCTTGAAAGCGGCCGCGGCGTGCTGGAACTGGTGCGCGAAGAAGGTCTGCTCGACGAAGCCATGCTCGCCGACATCCTGCGCCCGGAAAACATGATTGCTCCGCGTCTGGTGCCTCTGAAAGGCTGATCCGACGCGTTACTTGTAGCACCGCTCACCAGGTCGAGGGACTAGACACCTCTCACCTTTTGAGGGCTTGGGGATCATTCCCCAAGCCCTTTTTTTTAACTATTTGAAAGGACAATCGTCTTCTGTGGGAGAAATCCCGCAAAAGCCCGACGCCGGTAACGTCGGGTGTTTCAAAGCCTCGTTTCGTCGCTTGCACCACAACCGTGCAGACGGGCGCCGCACTGATCGGTATAGTGCCGCCCCTCTTCGCGTGAGCGGTCGTCGGTAACGAGGCCATAACCCATGCGAAACCCGAACTAATAACAAACCCGCGAAATGGAACCGGGACGAAACCCTCGCCTCGCCTGTCGTGCCGAACGCACACCGGTGTAACGCGATGTTTCTGACCATCCAGTATTTGCTTACACAAAAAACAGCGAGGAAAAATCCATGCTCGAAGTCATCAACGACTTCCTCTCAGGGAAAGTACTGATCGTGCTCATTGTCGGGCTCGGTAGCTACTTCACGATTCGCTCGCGTTTCGTTCAATTGCGCCACTTCTTCCACATGTTCGCGGTGTTCCGCGACAGCCTCAAAGGCAGCGCCGGGCAACTCAGCTCGTTCCAGGCCCTGATGCTCAGCCTCGCCGGCCGCGTCGGTGCAGGCAACATCGCCGGTGTCGGCATCGCCGTGACCCTCGGTGGTCCGGGTGCGGTGTTCTGGATGTGGGTGACCGCACTGGTCGGAATGTCCAGCAGCTTCTTTGAATGCACCCTGGCCCAGGTCTACAAACGCGCCGATGGCGACGGCCTGTACCGTGGTGGCCCGGCCTACTACATCCAGCACGGCCTGAAGCTCAAAGGCATGGCGGTGGTGTTCTCGATTCTGCTGCTGGTCACCTACGGCTTCGCCTTCATCGGCCTGCAGTCCTACACCGTGACCCACTCGCTGCAGAACGCCTTTGCCTTTGACCCGCAACACACCGGTATCGTCCTGGCAGTGCTTCTGGCCATTACCTTCATCGGCGGCATCAAGCGCATCGCTTCGGTGTCCGACCTGCTGGTACCGATCAAGACCCTGGCCTACATCGGCGTGACCCTGTACGTGATCGGCACCCAGATCGAACACGTGCCAGCCATGCTGGAAACCATCTTCAAGAGCGCTTTCGGTCTCGACCCTGCTTTCGGCGGTCTGCTCGGCAGCGCGATTGTCATGGGCGTGAAGCGTGGCGTGTTCGCCAACGAAGCGGGTCTGGGCAGTGCGCCGAACGTCGCCGCCGTGGCCGCCGTGAAGCACCCGGGCGCTCAGGGCGTGGTTCAGGCTTTCAGTGTGTTCCTCGACACCTTCGTGATCTGCACCTGCACCGCACTGCTGATCCTGCTGTCGGGCTTCTACACCCCGGGCTTCGAAGGTGACGGCATCGTCCTGACCCAGAACTCGCTGGCCGCCGTGGTCGGTGACTGGGGCCGCATGTTCGTCAGCGTCGCACTGTCGCTGTTCGTCTTCACTTGCATCCTCTACAACTACTACCTGGGCGAGAACAGCTTGCAGTTCCTCACCCGCAACCGCGCCGCGCTGATGGTTTTCCGCGGCCTGGTGCTGGCGCTGGTGGTCTGGGGTTCGATGCAGGACCTGTCGACCGTGTTCGCCTTCGCCGATATCACCATGACCTGCCTGGCCTTCGTCAACCTGATGGCCCTGGCCCTGCTGTTCAAGGTCGGCATGCGTGTGATGCGCGACTACGACGAGCAACGCCGCGCCGGCGTCAAACAGCCAGTGTTCGATTCCAGCAAATTTGCCGATCTGGACTTGGATCTGAAGGCCTGGCCGACCAATCCGTCGGCCGACACTCAGGCCAACGCTCAGCCGCATGGCATCCCCGCAGCGCAACGCTGATCGGGTAAAAACCGGGCGCAGGTCTTGCGCCCGGCGTGACACAAGCAGCGGTCAGCGTCATGCTCGACCGCCTGCTGTCTTCGTTCAGGAGAACTCCCCATGAATTCCTCGACCTACCCTGCTGCCCAGCACGTCATGGTGCTGTACACCGGTGGCACCATCGGCATGCAGGCCAGCGCCAATGGCCTCGCCCCGGCTTCCGGTTTCGAAGCGCGGATGCGCGATTACCTGCACAGCCAGCCTGAGCTGGTGGTGCCGCAGTGGCGCTTTCGCGAGATGTCACCGCTGATCGACAGCGCCAACATGACCCCGACCTACTGGCAGCAACTGCGTGAAGCGGTCGTCGACGCTGTCGATGTGCAAGGCTGCGACAGCGTGCTGATCCTGCACGGCACCGACACCCTGGCCTACAGCGCCGCCGCCATGAGCTTCCAGTTGCTCGGCCTGCATGCCCGCGTGTGCTTCACCGGCTCGATGCTGCCGGCCGGCGTCACCGACAGCGACGCCTGGGAAAACCTCAGCGGCGCACTGGTCGCCCTCGGCCACGGCCTGGCGCCGGGTGTGCATCTGTACTTCCACGGTGAGCTGCTGGCCCCGACCCGTTGCGCGAAAGTGCGCAGCTTCGGCCGTCATCCGTTCAAACGTCTGGAGCGTCAGGGCGGCGGTGTGAAAGCCACTTCCTTGCCGGCAGCGTTGAACTACAACCAACCGAAGCAACTGGCAAAAGTTGCCGTGTTGCCGCTATTCCCGGGCATTGGCGCCGAGATCATCGACGGCCTGCTCGACAGCGGCATTCAGGGTCTGGTGCTGGAGTGCTACGGCAGCGGCACCGGGCCGAGCGACAATCCAGAGTTCCTCGCCAGCCTTGGCCGGGCGCGGGACAACGGTGTCGTCGTAGTTGCCGTGACGCAGTGCCATGAAGGCGGTGTGGAGCTGGATGTCTACGAAGCCGGCAGCCGCTTGCGTGGCGTTGGCGTGCTGTCCGGTGGTGGCATGACTCGCGAAGCAGCGTTCGGCAAGCTGAACGGATTGCTCGGAGCGGGGTTGGACGTGGCGGAAGTTCGGCGCCTGGTGGAACTGGACTTGTGTGGTGAGTTGGTCTGAGAACGACTCAAGATTGACCCTCACCCTAACCTTCCCGAAACGTCGGACCGCCCAGAGGGAGAGGGGACTGACCGAGTTGTTCTTTTGAGCTACATCGACCTGAAAACTCAGGCCGAACAGTGGACTTGAAAAGCACGAAGATCGGCCCCCTTTCCCCCTCTCCTTGGGGAGAGGGCTGGGGTGAGGGGCTGGTTCTGGCGGGCACCACAATTTCGCGGCACACAACTTGCTGCCGTTTCCAGCATCCCCAGGCTGGAAGTCCCCGATGCTCCACTCCCACCTCACCACCCTCAACGCCGTCTCTCTGGTGCTCAACACATTCAGGGATCAAGGCCTGTCCAGCGAAGCGCTGCTGGCCGGCAGCGGCATCAGCGCGGCGGATCTGAGCCGGGCCGACACCCGCATCACCACCAATCAGGAGATGCAGGTCTGCGCCAACGCGGTCGCGCTCAAGCACGACATCGGCCTGGAACTGGGCCGGCGCATGCACGTTTCCTGCTACGGCATCCTCGGTTACGCGCTGCTGACCTGTGCCACCTTCGGTGACGCTTTACGCCTGGCGATCCGTTATCCGGCGCTGCTGGGAACACTTTTCGAACTGAGCCTGGAAGACGACGGCGAGCGCGTCTGGTTCGTCGCCGCCGATTACCGCGAGAGTCCGGGGATGGCGGTGTTCAACGCGGAGTTCTGTCTGGTGTCGCTGAAAGTCATCTGCGACGACCTGCTCGGCCATCCGCTACCTCTACTGGCCACCCGCTTCGAACACACCGCGCCAGACTATCGCGACAGCTACGCCGAACACTTCAAGGCGCCACTGCACTTCGGCGCCAAGGACAACGCCTTCGCCTTCGACCGGCGCTGGCTCGATCAACCGCTGCCGCTCGCAGACATCATCACCCACCAGGCCATGGCCGAACGCTGCCGTAAACAGAACACCGAGTTCACTGGCCGGCAGGCGTGGCTGGGGCGGATCCGCCAGTTGCTCAGTGCACAACTCAACGCCGCACCGGGGCTGGAAGGTCTGGCGCAACAGATGAACTGTTCGCCGCGCACCTTGCGCCGGCATCTGAAAGACATGGGTTGCAGCTATCAGGAACTGCTCGACGAACTGCGCTTCGAGCGGGCCAAGCAGATGCTTTGCGAGGATCAGTTGCCGATCTACCGCATCGCCGAAACCCTGGGCTTCAGCGAGACCGCGAGCTTTCGCCATGCCTTCGTGCGCTGGAGCGGTGTGGCGCCGAGCCAGTTCCGTCCACACTGACACTTTCCCTGTGGGAGCTGGCTTGCCAGCGATGGCGTCGGCACATTCGGTATTGAAGTCGCCTGACACTCCGCTATCGCTGGCAAGCCAGCTCCCACAGGTTTCGCGTCCCAGATAAAAGAACCAGAGGGAGGGGCGAATTTCGGTCAGTTCTTTTGGCCATATCGATCCCCTTTTGGCCGCCTCTGACGTTCTCCGATTCGCCCCGCGCCGCAACACTGGAGCTAACCGAATCAGCCCCTGCGGAGAACAACAAATGCTGACGATCTACTCTGACGATCACCACCTGCACCACGGCCGCTGCGAATTGATCGACGGGCAACTCAAGCCTTGCTTCGAGATGCCGTCCCGCGCCGACCACGTGCTGCAACGGGTGAAAAACCAACACCTCGGCCCGGTCGAGGCGCCGAAGGATTTCGGCCTCGGCCCGATCGAGCGCATCCACAGCCGCGACTACCTCGACTTCTTCAAAGGCGCCTGGGCACGCTGGACCGAATTCAACACCGACGGCGACTTGCTCCCTTACACCTGGCCGGCGCGCACCTTGCGTCAGGTCAAACCGACCAGCCTGCACGGCCAGCTCGGCTATTACAGCTTCGACGGCGGCGCGCCGATCACCGCCGGCACCTGGCAAGCCGCCTACAGCGCGGCGCAAGTGGCACTGACCGCACAAGCGGAAATCCAGCGCGGTGCACGCGGAGCCTTCGCCCTGTGCCGTCCACCGGGACACCACGCTGCTGGCGACTTGATGGGCGGCTATTGCTACCTCAACAACGCCGCCATCGCCGCGCAGGCATTCCTCGATCAGGGCCACAAGAAAGTCGCGATCCTCGACGTCGACTACCACCACGGCAACGGCACCCAGTCGATTTTCTACGAGCGCAGCGACGTGCTGTTCACCTCTATCCACGGCCACCCGGAAGCGGAATTTCCCTTCTTCCTGGGCTACGAAGATGAACGCGGTGAAGGCGCCGGCGAAGGCTTCAACTTCAACTACCCGCTGCCGGCCGGTTCCGGCTGGGACGTCTGGAGCGCGGCGCTGGATCAGGCCTGCCAGGAGATCGACAACTACGGTGCCGACATCATCGTCGTATCGCTGGGTGTCGACACCTTCAAGGACGATCCGATCTCGCAGTTCAAGCTCGACAGCCCGGATTACCTGGCGATGGGAAAACGCATCGCGGCCCTCGGCAAACCGACCCTGTTCGTCATGGAAGGTGGCTACGCGGTGGAAGAAATCGGCATCAACGCGGTGAACGTGCTTGAAGGTTTCGAACAATGAGCAGACTCAAGCACTTCATCGCGCCGGCGTTGTGCGCGGCGCTGCTGAGCAGCGGCGCCCACGCGGAAGAACGCACCCTGCGCGTCTACAACTGGTTCGACTACATCACCCCCAAGGCACTGGAAGATTTCAAGGCGCAGAACAGCCAGACCAAACTGGTCTACGACATCTTCGACACCAACGAAGCGCTGGAGGCCAAGCTGCTGACCGGTAACTCCGGCTATGACGTGGTGGTGCCGTCCAACGTGTTCCTGGCCAAGCAGATCGAGGCCGGGGTGTTCCAGCCGCTGGATCGCAGCCAGTTGCCGAACTGGAACCACCTCGACCCGAAACTGATGAAGCTGATCGAGGCCAACGACCCGGGCAACAAATTCGCCGTGCCTTACATGTACGGCACCATCCTGATCGGCTTCAACCCGGCCAAGGTCAAGGCTGCACTGGGTGACAACGCGCCAGTGGACAGCTGGGACCTGATCTTCAAGGAAGAGAACATCAGCAAGCTCAAGCAGTGCGGCGTCGCACTGCTCGACTCGCCGTCGGAGATCCTGCCGCTGGCCCTGCAACACCTTGGTCTGGACCCCAACAGCAAGAATCCGGCGGACTACGCCAAGGCCGAAGCGCTGTTGATGAAGATCCGTCCGTACGTGACCTACTTCCATTCGTCCAAGTACATGGCCGATATCGCCAACGGTGACATTTGCGTCGCGGTCGGTTATTCCGGCAGTTTCTCGCAAGCCGCCAACCGCGCCAAAGAGGCGAAGAACGGCGTGGTGGTAGACATGCGCCTGCCGAAGGAAGGCGCGCCGATCTGGTTCGACATGCTCGCCATCCCGAAAGGCGCGAAGAACCCGCAGGACGCCTACACCTTCATCAATTATCTGCTGCAACCGCAGGTGATCGCGCCGGTCAGCGACTTTGTCGGGTATCCAAACCCGAACAAGGATGCCACCGACCATGTCGATCCGGCGATCCGCAACAACCCCAACCTGTACCCGACCGATGCGGCGATGAATACGCTCTACACCCTGCAACCGTTGCCGCGTGATGCGGAACGGGCTCGAACCCGGGCGTGGACCAAGATCAAGTCCGGCACCTGAAGTCCTGTACCCTTGACCCAGACCCGCTCGTGCGGGTCTTTTTTTGCCTGGCGAGACCTATGTACCGCATTGCGTCGTGGCCCGGATTTTAGTGTCCGGGTTTTCCCCCTTGGACACGACCATGACTGAACCTGCAGCAGCCGCCACCCCAAGCGTTTCCCCTCCCTTGCTGAAACAGAGCCGGCTGATCGAACTGACCGGACAGGGTTACTCGCTGAATCAAGTTGCCTCGGCGCTGTTGCGCGAAGCGTTGAACAAAAGCCATTCCGACCAACACATCGACCCGGATCACACCATGCTCGCGACGCCCTTGGGCGAAACCGACGCAACACCGAACACTGCCGGAGCCTTTGCCTTCGAATCCCTGACCCATGCCTTTATCCAGCATTGCCTGCACAAGACCACGGCCGACTACATCGAAGGCGAGCACTTCCTGACCCGTACACCCAGCGCGATTCCTCCGACGCTCCTGCCGGTGAGCATGGACGACATCACCGCGCTGATGAACGATCACACACCTTTTCTGCTTCTCGAATACCAGCAGCGTCAGCTCGATTACTGGAATGAATCCGCCAACACCCAGCCGCGCTGGCAAGAGCTGTCCGATCTGTTGTGTTCGGCCGCGAATGTGCAATCGGCCAACGGCTGGGACGTCGACGAATGCGCACTCGCGCGATTTGTGGCACAGCACCCCGACAAGGCTGAGCGCTCGACAGTCAGCAGCGATTTCGCCGGGCTGAGGGCCTGCATGATGGACATTGATCTGGTTGACGACGCGGACAGCGCACATCTGACCATCGCCGGAGCGCTGGTGCTGAGCGCCACCGTCAAACAGCGACAACGAATCCTGATGTACACCATCGTTGATGGCTATGAGTCATTTGACTCGCTCGCCGCACTGGGCGAAACATTGCCACAGCGACTCGGTCCCGAGTTGTCCGAGCGCTCCCTGAAATGGCGCTTGATCGAGCCTGACGGGCACATCTTCGATGCCGTTGCACAGGCGTTGATCAGCAACCAGCTCGGCGCAATCGAGGCACTGGATCCCGCCAGCCAGTCGGTCAGTGCCCACTCCGGTTCCGGGCGACACAGCCACGACCGTTTCAGTCCGCTTGAACGCGCCCGGCTCGACCAGCTGGAAGAGGCCATTCCCGATTGGCTGCAAGCCGGCTCCATCCATGACCTGCAGGACTACAGTCGCTACATTGCCGAGCTCGGGACCTTGCGTAACGACGCCGGGAGCGGCGCTTTCAAAGAAGACGACATTCCTCTGATCAAACCCTACGCCGAACGCCGGATGCGTGAAGCGATCATCGCCGACGAACGCGCCGTGGGGGCCGCTGATCTGCCTTTGGAACACCTGCTGATCACCGTGACCAACAGCTTCGGAACTGGCGACTTCACCTTGCCGAATCCATTTGACCAGGTACACGAAACCCTGGGTGAGTTTGCCCTGCAAAACGCCCCGCCCTATCTGGCCACAATCGCGTTCGACAATGGCCGGGCCGTACCTGCCTGGTTGACCGTGGATTTTCTGACCGCCATCGCGGAAAAGGTCGATATCGGTGGTCATTACCCGCCATTGATCAAACGCACACTGATCGATGACCCGATCCGCCGCGCCGCGCCGCGCAAAAGGCCCGTTACATGCGCCAGTTGCCGACGCTACTGCCGTTGCTCGCGCTGGAGTGCAAACTCAAGCGCCTGGGCGACGTCGATGAGCGCGGTTATGCCTACGTTTGCCAGTTGATGGACGCCATCAACCGCAAACTGCCGACGGTAGAACATCCGGTGACCATCCGGCCCCTGGCGTTCATGCCTCGTCACCGTTTGAGCGGACGCTCGGACGCTGTCGCCAACATGTTCATCATTTGCCCGCGAGACCATGCCCAGGGTCCCTGCCTGTTGTACCGGCCACTGCTGAACACTCCATTGATGCAGTTCGCCTCTTTGCAGAACCTGATGTATGCGCTGTATCAGGATGGGGAACTGCGCAATTCGGTACTGGCCTGGCTGGGTAGCGCCGCGTTGAGTTTCGAGTACTCGCAATACGCCTTCCCGGTCGGTCTGCCCTCGCCGTGGATCGTCACCCAGCTGGCCACAGAACCCTTCATGCACCTGGACCTGACCGGCCCGATCGGACTGGAAAACGCCCCCCTCGACGGCGATATCCTCGCTTCACTGTATGCAGCCAACAGTCAGGCACTGGTCGAACTTGCCAACCGCCAGTCGCAGTCCAACAGTGAGCGACGCTGGACGCTGCTGGCGGACAGTGGCTGGGCGATCTTCAGCATCGCCGCGAACTTCATGAGCGGTGCGGCGGGAACGGCCGTCTGGGTCTGGCAGACCATCACCCAGATCCAGCAGGCGATCGATGCCCATGAACGCGACGACACCTTCGTGGCCTGGAAATCCACCGCCGATGTTCTGCTGACGCTCGGCATCATCCTGACCCAACGCGTTGTGGCGAGGCGCAATCGTTCGTGGCTGCCGCACTTTAAAGAGCCCTACAAGGTTGCCGAGCGATCGCCGAAAAACGAGCAGCCCGCCAGGACGCCCCAATCCGTACCCGAGCCCACGCCGTCAGTCATACTCGACACGGCCACCCTCACCGGCGAGGTGCGTGCCGGGCATTTCACCCAGCTCGAACCCGGGACACTGCTGCGACCGGGCAGCAGCACGCGCTTCATTGCGATGCTCGACAGTTTCAAGATGCCCGAACCTGATCTGAGCGCTAACAGCGCCTCACCGGTCAATCACCTGTACACCCTCGCGGGCAAGACCTGCGCTCGGGTCGGCACGCGCTGGTTTGAGGTCATCGCCCGGACAGACGAGCCAGTTCACATCGTTGATCCGGTCGATCCACAACGTATCGGCATGGCACTGAAATACGACGAGGCTGCCGGACAATGGCACTGGGATCCGAAACTGCGCTTGCGCGGTGGCATGCCGAAAAGCCGGATCGAGGCGTTCCGCCGCTCCAAAAAACAGACCATGGATACCGCCTGGACGACGCTGGAACAATTTGAAGCAGGCGAGACCGAGGCGAAAAAACAATTGAAGGAGGCGCTGCTCGCGCTTCCACGGGACACCAGCGAAGCCGGATTCGAGCGATCCGCATCCACTTATCTCGACAAAGCGCTGAAGCTGGGCAACGGCTACACCCAGGCCTTGGTCCAACTCGAAAACTGGCGTGAGGCTGGGGGCGGCGGCTCGGTACACCAGGCCAAGCTGATGAGCCTGACCCTGGGCCAGCACCGCTGTCTGGGCTCGTGGCTACGAGTGAAAATGCGGATGTACGCCAAGACCACCCAGATATTCGTCGAAAGCGCAGCCCGACAGACAGCGATACCGCGCCAACAACAGATCGAAATCGCCACCGTCGCCACAACGCTGAGCGACGAAATGATTGCTAACCTGCAGACTCTTGATCGCTCGCTGCGGGTACTGAAAAGCCATTCGGCCAAGGCCAGAGAAGTGGCCACGAGGCTGAAATTGCTGCTGCCGGACTTCAGCACACTCGACCTCAAGGCCAACGAGATGGGCATGACCTACGAGCGCTGTGTCGTAGAGCAGCCGAATGCCGCCATGGATGCCGCCCGCGTCGCTATCGGCATCATCACCGCCACTGCCGCCGATGCCGCTCACGAACTTTCCTTGCTGAGCAGAACCGCTTTCGTACCGGACGGACAACCGGCGCGTATCGAACGCTTGTCGAGATGGAACGACCTGTTTGCCAGCCTCGGCGAACGCGTCGAACAGTTGCCTGCCGAGCATCCCGACCAATTCGTCCAGGCCCGGCTCGACAGGGTTCGCGAGTTGATCGGCGAATTCCACCAGGTGACCCGCGAACGCCTGGCTACGGAACTGCCGGAACCGCAAGCTCAACTGGAACCCGTCAAGTCCCGGCCGCAACCGTCTACGTCACAACACAAAGTAAAAGTCAGCAAAAGCCGCCCGCGCCCTGATAACGGCGAGCAGGTAGCGGAGGCCCGAAGCAGCGATTCCGGCTCAGAAACTGCGTTCATCAAACTCTCGACACAACGGCCCGGACCGAAGGCGCCTGCCGATGACGTGGAACTGATTTCATCGGCGATGGAACTGAGCCTGCACATCGACGACTTCAACAGGAAAACCCGCGAAGACGCCAAGCGACCAGGGCGCATTCCCGCAGACATTCGCGATTTGTTCGATCAGCAAGTCGAGCGTCTGAAACAGACGGCCAGTGACGTAGACATTGCGATCGACAGACGAAAAAAGTCGAAGCAGGAACCACTTCCCATCGCTGTGCTCAGCACGGAACTGCGCGAAGGCGCGACCCGCACCCAGGCCGAAGGCATTGCCACTTACTCGACCATGCTCAAGTTGCGCAAACCCCGAGAGACCTATTTCCACTGGCTGCACGGCAATGGGCAAATCAAGGTGATCAAGGACCCGCGCGGGCGCATCCGCACCCGTCATCGCCGAGACTACTTTCAGGAGTACCGGATTCTCGACAAAACCAACGCCGACAAACCACTGTGGGTGGCGCACTTCCATTACGACCAGCTTGAGGATTCGGATGAGCGGTACACCATCGCCCACCTGAAATTTTCCGATGCATATCTGCAGACACTCGATGATAAAACCCGCCAGACACTCGACGCTTTTGATGCCGTTGACAATGCACTGAGGCGTATCGTCGATCCGCAGGTGCGCGACCTGTTCCTCAAACCGCAGCCGGACGCTCTACCGAAAGACGATTAGCGGCACCAGACTTCGCGCAAGCGGGCCAGAGCCGATTCGATCGCCGGCTCTGGCACCGCCGCAAAGCCCAGCACCAGACCGGCACGCTGATCGATCGGTGTTGTCGATTCCGGCAGCCAATACTGGCTCAAGCCATTGATTTCCACTTCGACACTGGCCGCCTGCTCAATCAATTGTTGTTCGCGGGCCATGCTGTCGACCCTCACAGTGAGGTGCAGACCGGCAGACACGACCGGCAGCTCGCCAGCACCCGCCAGGCCTTGAGGCCAACCGTCGATCAGCGCGTCACGCCGACTCAGGGCTGCCCGGCGCATCCGCCGGATATGTCGCTGAAAGTGCCCGCCAGCCATGAACTCGGCCATCACCGCTTGAGTGCTCACTTCCGAATGCCGGACGTCCACCGCACGCCGTTGCGCAAATGCTTCCACCAGCCCCGGCGGCAACACCAGATAACCCAGGCGCAATGCCGGGAACGCGACTTTGCCGAAGGTGCCGACGTACAGAACGCGACCCTGGCGATCGAGTGCGGCCAACGGAGCCAATGGCGCCCCGGTGTAGCGATATTCGCCGTCGTAATCGTCCTCGACAATCCACCCGCCGGTGCGTTCGGCCCAGGCCAGCAACTCCAGGCGCCGCGCCAGGCTCATCACCACCCCGGTCGGGTACTGATGAGACGGTGTGACATAAGCCACCCGACAATCTTCGACGGCCGTGAGCGCCGCGCAATCGATGCCTTCCTCGTCCACCGCAATACCGTGCAATCGACCACCGGCCAGCGCGAAGGCGTGACCGGCAGCGCGGTATCCGGGAT
The sequence above is a segment of the Pseudomonas sp. HS6 genome. Coding sequences within it:
- a CDS encoding polyamine ABC transporter substrate-binding protein, giving the protein MSRLKHFIAPALCAALLSSGAHAEERTLRVYNWFDYITPKALEDFKAQNSQTKLVYDIFDTNEALEAKLLTGNSGYDVVVPSNVFLAKQIEAGVFQPLDRSQLPNWNHLDPKLMKLIEANDPGNKFAVPYMYGTILIGFNPAKVKAALGDNAPVDSWDLIFKEENISKLKQCGVALLDSPSEILPLALQHLGLDPNSKNPADYAKAEALLMKIRPYVTYFHSSKYMADIANGDICVAVGYSGSFSQAANRAKEAKNGVVVDMRLPKEGAPIWFDMLAIPKGAKNPQDAYTFINYLLQPQVIAPVSDFVGYPNPNKDATDHVDPAIRNNPNLYPTDAAMNTLYTLQPLPRDAERARTRAWTKIKSGT
- a CDS encoding AraC family transcriptional regulator gives rise to the protein MLHSHLTTLNAVSLVLNTFRDQGLSSEALLAGSGISAADLSRADTRITTNQEMQVCANAVALKHDIGLELGRRMHVSCYGILGYALLTCATFGDALRLAIRYPALLGTLFELSLEDDGERVWFVAADYRESPGMAVFNAEFCLVSLKVICDDLLGHPLPLLATRFEHTAPDYRDSYAEHFKAPLHFGAKDNAFAFDRRWLDQPLPLADIITHQAMAERCRKQNTEFTGRQAWLGRIRQLLSAQLNAAPGLEGLAQQMNCSPRTLRRHLKDMGCSYQELLDELRFERAKQMLCEDQLPIYRIAETLGFSETASFRHAFVRWSGVAPSQFRPH
- the aspA gene encoding aspartate ammonia-lyase; protein product: MSSAASFRTENDLLGALEVPAQAYYGIQTLRAVNNFRLSGVPISHYPKLVVGLAMVKQAAADANRELGHLSEAKHAAISEACARLIRGDFHEEFVVDMIQGGAGTSTNMNANEVIANIALEAMGHQKGEYQYLHPNDDVNMAQSTNDAYPTAIRLGLLLGHDALLASLDSLIQAFAAKGQEFNHVLKMGRTQLQDAVPMTLGQEFRAFATTMGEDLARLKTLAPELLTEVNLGGTAIGTGINADPRYQALAVQRLALISGQPLVPAADLIEATSDMGAFVLFSGMLKRTAVKLSKICNDLRLLSSGPRTGINEINLPARQPGSSIMPGKVNPVIPEAVNQVAFQVIGNDLALTMAAEGGQLQLNVMEPLIAFKILDSIRLLQRAMDMLREHCIVGITANEARCRELVEHSIGLVTALNPYIGYKNATRIARIALESGRGVLELVREEGLLDEAMLADILRPENMIAPRLVPLKG
- a CDS encoding sodium:alanine symporter family protein, translating into MLEVINDFLSGKVLIVLIVGLGSYFTIRSRFVQLRHFFHMFAVFRDSLKGSAGQLSSFQALMLSLAGRVGAGNIAGVGIAVTLGGPGAVFWMWVTALVGMSSSFFECTLAQVYKRADGDGLYRGGPAYYIQHGLKLKGMAVVFSILLLVTYGFAFIGLQSYTVTHSLQNAFAFDPQHTGIVLAVLLAITFIGGIKRIASVSDLLVPIKTLAYIGVTLYVIGTQIEHVPAMLETIFKSAFGLDPAFGGLLGSAIVMGVKRGVFANEAGLGSAPNVAAVAAVKHPGAQGVVQAFSVFLDTFVICTCTALLILLSGFYTPGFEGDGIVLTQNSLAAVVGDWGRMFVSVALSLFVFTCILYNYYLGENSLQFLTRNRAALMVFRGLVLALVVWGSMQDLSTVFAFADITMTCLAFVNLMALALLFKVGMRVMRDYDEQRRAGVKQPVFDSSKFADLDLDLKAWPTNPSADTQANAQPHGIPAAQR
- a CDS encoding asparaginase; the protein is MNSSTYPAAQHVMVLYTGGTIGMQASANGLAPASGFEARMRDYLHSQPELVVPQWRFREMSPLIDSANMTPTYWQQLREAVVDAVDVQGCDSVLILHGTDTLAYSAAAMSFQLLGLHARVCFTGSMLPAGVTDSDAWENLSGALVALGHGLAPGVHLYFHGELLAPTRCAKVRSFGRHPFKRLERQGGGVKATSLPAALNYNQPKQLAKVAVLPLFPGIGAEIIDGLLDSGIQGLVLECYGSGTGPSDNPEFLASLGRARDNGVVVVAVTQCHEGGVELDVYEAGSRLRGVGVLSGGGMTREAAFGKLNGLLGAGLDVAEVRRLVELDLCGELV
- a CDS encoding histone deacetylase family protein, giving the protein MLTIYSDDHHLHHGRCELIDGQLKPCFEMPSRADHVLQRVKNQHLGPVEAPKDFGLGPIERIHSRDYLDFFKGAWARWTEFNTDGDLLPYTWPARTLRQVKPTSLHGQLGYYSFDGGAPITAGTWQAAYSAAQVALTAQAEIQRGARGAFALCRPPGHHAAGDLMGGYCYLNNAAIAAQAFLDQGHKKVAILDVDYHHGNGTQSIFYERSDVLFTSIHGHPEAEFPFFLGYEDERGEGAGEGFNFNYPLPAGSGWDVWSAALDQACQEIDNYGADIIVVSLGVDTFKDDPISQFKLDSPDYLAMGKRIAALGKPTLFVMEGGYAVEEIGINAVNVLEGFEQ